Proteins co-encoded in one Salvia splendens isolate huo1 chromosome 4, SspV2, whole genome shotgun sequence genomic window:
- the LOC121798564 gene encoding putative GTP diphosphokinase RSH1, chloroplastic isoform X2: MMSPSSMSVSIECVNICKLWKGDVAGRFDCSMLSCASKAPRVLTGFLASTAHPCGRIVSRSSIRCRCEVHNWGECCLYETSNLASLHKLEIASTGHSVRNKWKLYCSPSSSSSSSECYNVSPDSLWEDLKPGISYLSPKELDLVRKALNLAFEAHDGQRRRSGEPFIIHPVAVAQILGELELDWESIAAGLLHDTVEDTNVVTFESIEKEFGAAVRHIVEGETKVSKLGKLKSKNENHSVQDVKADDLRQMFLAMTEEVRVIIVKLADRLHNMRTLAHMPPHKQSSIAMETLQVFAPLAKLLGIYQIKTELENLAFMYTNPEDYPKVKRRVVELYREHEKDLKEANQILMKRIEDDQFLDLLTVKTEVQPVCKEPYSIYKAVLKSKSSINEVNQIAQLRIIIKPKPCAGVGPLCNAQQICYHVLGLVHGIWTPIPRAMKDYIATPKPNGYQSLHTTVIPFLYESMFRLEVQIRTEEMDLIAERGIAAHYSGKGFVNGLVGHAMPSGRTSRGKTVGLNNANIALRISWLNAIREWQEEFVGNMSSREFVDTVTRDLLGSRVFVFTPRGEIKNLPKGATVIDYAYMIHTEIGNKMVAAKVNGNLVSPTHMLVNAEVVEIITYNGLSNKSAFQRHKQWLQYAKTRSARHKIMKFLREQAALSATEITADSVEEFVAESEEESKEEPAVNCSEGPKHTWQKLLRNVMQIASSKANSEDIFQFDKGNIQIPTVNGKHNKNMQHVSLKAKGEVLSQGNGVAKMIRANIPLYREVLPGLEVWQASKIMSWHNLEGNSIQWLSIVCIDRKGMMADVTSALAAVGITICSCAAEIDRRKGMGVMLFQVEASLDDLSNACSKVDLILGVLGWSTGCSWLSSSENRQFLEC; this comes from the exons ATGATGTCGCCTTCTTCAATGTCAG TTTCTATCGAATGTGTGAATATATGCAAGTTGTGGAAGGGGGACGTGGCTGGAAGATTTGATTGCAGCATGCTATCGTGTGCTTCTAAAGCTCCGAGGGTGCTGACTGGATTTCTTGCAAGCACTGCACACCCGTGTGGAAGAATTGTCAGCAGAAGTAGTATCCGATGT AGATGCGAAGTTCATAATTGGGGAGAATGTTGCTTATATGAGACCTCCAATCTTGCCAGTCTGCATAAACTTGAGATAGCAAGTACTGGACATTCTGTTCGCAACAAATGGAAGTTATATTGttctccatcatcttcttcttcttcttcagaaTGTTACAATGTTTCTCCAGACAGCTTATGGGAG GATCTTAAACCTGGAATCTCATATCTATCCCCAAAGGAATTGGATTTGGTTCGCAAGGCTCTGAAT TTGGCTTTTGAGGCACATGATGGTCAAAGAAGGCGCAGTGGGGAACCCTTCATTATACACCCGGTTGCAGTTGCTCAAATTCTCGGTGAACTA GAACTGGATTGGGAGTCTATTGCGGCTGGACTTTTGCATGATACAGTGGAAGACACAAATGTCGTTACTTTTGAAAGTATAGAGAAAGAATTTGGAGCAGCTGTTCGTCACATTGTGGAAGGGGAAACAAAG GTATCTAAACTTGGGAAACTCAAGTCAAAGAATGAGAATCATTCTGTTCAAGATGTGAAAGCAGATGACCTCCGTCAGATGTTTCTGGCCATGACTGAAGAG GTCCGTGTTATTATTGTCAAATTGGCCGACAGATTGCACAACATGCGGACTCTTGCACATATGCCTCCACATAAGCAG TCCAGTATTGCTATGGAAACGCTGCAGGTTTTTGCTCCTCTGGCAAAACTGCTTGGAATTTACCAGATAAAG ACCGAACTTGAAAATCTGGCATTTATGTACACAAACCCTGAAGATTATCCAAAGGTCAAGAGAAGAGTTGTAGAACTTTATCGAGAACACGAAAAAGATCTCAAAGAG GCAAACCAAATTTTGATGAAAAGGATTGAAGACGATCAATTCTTAGACCTTCTCACTGTGAAAACTGAGGTTCAGCCTGTGTGCAAAGAACCTTACAG CATTTATAAAGCCGTTCTTAAATCTAAAAGCTCAATAAATGAAGTTAATCAGATCGCTCAG CTTCgaattattataaaaccaaaGCCGTGTGCTGGAGTTGGGCCCTTGTGTAATGCACAACAG ATATGCTACCATGTGCTTGGACTTGTCCATGGAATTTGGACACCTATCCCTCGAGCT ATGAAGGATTATATTGCCACTCCGAAGCCTAATGGCTATCAGAGTCTTCATACTACAGTGATTCCCTTTCTCTATGAAAGCATGTTCAGGCTGGAAGTTCAG ATTAGGACAGAAGAGATGGATTTGATTGCTGAAAGAGGCATCGCTGCGCATTATAGTGGCAAAGGTTTTGTGAATGGGTTGGTTGGACACGCTATGCCAAGTGGCAGAACGTCCAGAGGGAAAACAGTTGGCCTTAACAATGCTAATATTGCTCTCAGG ATAAGCTGGCTAAATGCAATCCGGGAGTGGCAGGaggaatttgttggaaatatgAGCTCTAGGGAGTTTGTTGACACAGTCACCAGGGATCTTCTTGGTAGTCGTGTCTTTGTATTTACACCTAGGGGAGAG ATTAAGAATCTGCCTAAAGGGGCAACAGTAATTGATTATGCGTATATGATCCACACTGAAATTGGAAACAAAATGGTTGCTGCAAAG GTTAACGGCAATCTTGTCTCCCCAACACATATGCTTGTGAACGCTGAAGTAGTTGAGATTATAACATATAAT GGGCTCTCAAATAAATCTGCCTTTCAGCGACACAAGCAGTGGCTCCAGTACGCAAAAACACGAAGTGCTCGACACAAGATTATGAAA TTTCTGAGAGAGCAGGCTGCACTATCAGCAACTGAAATTACTGCTGATTCTGTGGAGGAATTTGTTGCTGAATCTGAAGAGGAAAGCAAAGAGGAACCAGCAGTAAATTGCTCTGAGGGGCCTAAGCATACATGGCAGAAATTATTGAGGAATGTCATGCAAATTGCATCCTCAAAAGCAAATAGTGaagatatattccaatttgaCAAGGGGAACATTCAGATTCCAACTGTTAACGGGAAGCACAACAAGAATATGCAGCACGTGAGTTTGAAGGCAAAGGGAGAAGTGCTATCTCAAGGAAATGGTGTTGCAAAGATGATTCGTGCCAATATTCCTCTGTACAGAGAAGTGTTACCAGGACTTGAGGTGTGGCAAGCCAGCAAGATTATGTCTTGGCACAACCTCGAGGGCAACTCTATCCAGTGGCTGTCCATAGTCTGCATAGACCGTAAAG GGATGATGGCAGACGTCACATCAGCACTTGCAGCTGTAGGAATTACCATATGTTCTTGTGCT GCTGAAATTGATAGAAGGAAGGGAATGGGTGTCATGTTGTTTCAGGTCGAAGCAAGCTTGGACGATTTG TCCAATGCTTGCTCGAAGGTGGATCTGATCCTCGGTGTTTTGGGGTGGTCAACCGGTTGCAGCTGGCTGAGCTCATCAGAGAATCGTCAGTTTCTAGAGTGTTAA
- the LOC121798564 gene encoding putative GTP diphosphokinase RSH1, chloroplastic isoform X1: MMSPSSMSVSIECVNICKLWKGDVAGRFDCSMLSCASKAPRVLTGFLASTAHPCGRIVSRSSIRCRCEVHNWGECCLYETSNLASLHKLEIASTGHSVRNKWKLYCSPSSSSSSSECYNVSPDSLWEDLKPGISYLSPKELDLVRKALNLAFEAHDGQRRRSGEPFIIHPVAVAQILGELELDWESIAAGLLHDTVEDTNVVTFESIEKEFGAAVRHIVEGETKVSKLGKLKSKNENHSVQDVKADDLRQMFLAMTEEVRVIIVKLADRLHNMRTLAHMPPHKQSSIAMETLQVFAPLAKLLGIYQIKTELENLAFMYTNPEDYPKVKRRVVELYREHEKDLKEANQILMKRIEDDQFLDLLTVKTEVQPVCKEPYSIYKAVLKSKSSINEVNQIAQLRIIIKPKPCAGVGPLCNAQQICYHVLGLVHGIWTPIPRAMKDYIATPKPNGYQSLHTTVIPFLYESMFRLEVQIRTEEMDLIAERGIAAHYSGKGFVNGLVGHAMPSGRTSRGKTVGLNNANIALRISWLNAIREWQEEFVGNMSSREFVDTVTRDLLGSRVFVFTPRGEIKNLPKGATVIDYAYMIHTEIGNKMVAAKVNGNLVSPTHMLVNAEVVEIITYNGLSNKSAFQRHKQWLQYAKTRSARHKIMKQFLREQAALSATEITADSVEEFVAESEEESKEEPAVNCSEGPKHTWQKLLRNVMQIASSKANSEDIFQFDKGNIQIPTVNGKHNKNMQHVSLKAKGEVLSQGNGVAKMIRANIPLYREVLPGLEVWQASKIMSWHNLEGNSIQWLSIVCIDRKGMMADVTSALAAVGITICSCAAEIDRRKGMGVMLFQVEASLDDLSNACSKVDLILGVLGWSTGCSWLSSSENRQFLEC; the protein is encoded by the exons ATGATGTCGCCTTCTTCAATGTCAG TTTCTATCGAATGTGTGAATATATGCAAGTTGTGGAAGGGGGACGTGGCTGGAAGATTTGATTGCAGCATGCTATCGTGTGCTTCTAAAGCTCCGAGGGTGCTGACTGGATTTCTTGCAAGCACTGCACACCCGTGTGGAAGAATTGTCAGCAGAAGTAGTATCCGATGT AGATGCGAAGTTCATAATTGGGGAGAATGTTGCTTATATGAGACCTCCAATCTTGCCAGTCTGCATAAACTTGAGATAGCAAGTACTGGACATTCTGTTCGCAACAAATGGAAGTTATATTGttctccatcatcttcttcttcttcttcagaaTGTTACAATGTTTCTCCAGACAGCTTATGGGAG GATCTTAAACCTGGAATCTCATATCTATCCCCAAAGGAATTGGATTTGGTTCGCAAGGCTCTGAAT TTGGCTTTTGAGGCACATGATGGTCAAAGAAGGCGCAGTGGGGAACCCTTCATTATACACCCGGTTGCAGTTGCTCAAATTCTCGGTGAACTA GAACTGGATTGGGAGTCTATTGCGGCTGGACTTTTGCATGATACAGTGGAAGACACAAATGTCGTTACTTTTGAAAGTATAGAGAAAGAATTTGGAGCAGCTGTTCGTCACATTGTGGAAGGGGAAACAAAG GTATCTAAACTTGGGAAACTCAAGTCAAAGAATGAGAATCATTCTGTTCAAGATGTGAAAGCAGATGACCTCCGTCAGATGTTTCTGGCCATGACTGAAGAG GTCCGTGTTATTATTGTCAAATTGGCCGACAGATTGCACAACATGCGGACTCTTGCACATATGCCTCCACATAAGCAG TCCAGTATTGCTATGGAAACGCTGCAGGTTTTTGCTCCTCTGGCAAAACTGCTTGGAATTTACCAGATAAAG ACCGAACTTGAAAATCTGGCATTTATGTACACAAACCCTGAAGATTATCCAAAGGTCAAGAGAAGAGTTGTAGAACTTTATCGAGAACACGAAAAAGATCTCAAAGAG GCAAACCAAATTTTGATGAAAAGGATTGAAGACGATCAATTCTTAGACCTTCTCACTGTGAAAACTGAGGTTCAGCCTGTGTGCAAAGAACCTTACAG CATTTATAAAGCCGTTCTTAAATCTAAAAGCTCAATAAATGAAGTTAATCAGATCGCTCAG CTTCgaattattataaaaccaaaGCCGTGTGCTGGAGTTGGGCCCTTGTGTAATGCACAACAG ATATGCTACCATGTGCTTGGACTTGTCCATGGAATTTGGACACCTATCCCTCGAGCT ATGAAGGATTATATTGCCACTCCGAAGCCTAATGGCTATCAGAGTCTTCATACTACAGTGATTCCCTTTCTCTATGAAAGCATGTTCAGGCTGGAAGTTCAG ATTAGGACAGAAGAGATGGATTTGATTGCTGAAAGAGGCATCGCTGCGCATTATAGTGGCAAAGGTTTTGTGAATGGGTTGGTTGGACACGCTATGCCAAGTGGCAGAACGTCCAGAGGGAAAACAGTTGGCCTTAACAATGCTAATATTGCTCTCAGG ATAAGCTGGCTAAATGCAATCCGGGAGTGGCAGGaggaatttgttggaaatatgAGCTCTAGGGAGTTTGTTGACACAGTCACCAGGGATCTTCTTGGTAGTCGTGTCTTTGTATTTACACCTAGGGGAGAG ATTAAGAATCTGCCTAAAGGGGCAACAGTAATTGATTATGCGTATATGATCCACACTGAAATTGGAAACAAAATGGTTGCTGCAAAG GTTAACGGCAATCTTGTCTCCCCAACACATATGCTTGTGAACGCTGAAGTAGTTGAGATTATAACATATAAT GGGCTCTCAAATAAATCTGCCTTTCAGCGACACAAGCAGTGGCTCCAGTACGCAAAAACACGAAGTGCTCGACACAAGATTATGAAA CAGTTTCTGAGAGAGCAGGCTGCACTATCAGCAACTGAAATTACTGCTGATTCTGTGGAGGAATTTGTTGCTGAATCTGAAGAGGAAAGCAAAGAGGAACCAGCAGTAAATTGCTCTGAGGGGCCTAAGCATACATGGCAGAAATTATTGAGGAATGTCATGCAAATTGCATCCTCAAAAGCAAATAGTGaagatatattccaatttgaCAAGGGGAACATTCAGATTCCAACTGTTAACGGGAAGCACAACAAGAATATGCAGCACGTGAGTTTGAAGGCAAAGGGAGAAGTGCTATCTCAAGGAAATGGTGTTGCAAAGATGATTCGTGCCAATATTCCTCTGTACAGAGAAGTGTTACCAGGACTTGAGGTGTGGCAAGCCAGCAAGATTATGTCTTGGCACAACCTCGAGGGCAACTCTATCCAGTGGCTGTCCATAGTCTGCATAGACCGTAAAG GGATGATGGCAGACGTCACATCAGCACTTGCAGCTGTAGGAATTACCATATGTTCTTGTGCT GCTGAAATTGATAGAAGGAAGGGAATGGGTGTCATGTTGTTTCAGGTCGAAGCAAGCTTGGACGATTTG TCCAATGCTTGCTCGAAGGTGGATCTGATCCTCGGTGTTTTGGGGTGGTCAACCGGTTGCAGCTGGCTGAGCTCATCAGAGAATCGTCAGTTTCTAGAGTGTTAA